One genomic region from Bactrocera tryoni isolate S06 chromosome 3, CSIRO_BtryS06_freeze2, whole genome shotgun sequence encodes:
- the LOC120771827 gene encoding uncharacterized protein LOC120771827 produces the protein MLPRNKKIGLLLLGLVFYLVSSEIVVVSALQCSHCEGDDCDDPIVRDCTNETDQCYIRLDDNLNFVGMGCASTLGNETEIANLIRNKELYVCSTANCNDFENLPPINDCTACDSSTDVRCAIQPATAGTTRRCATVPFTQCYERVNIANGGTTERGCLIELEGDDFYNCLSGEGENCKVCTGSGCNTEIVPANRQQCQRCDSDADSTCSSLPSALSTCPTYDVNDTCVSVYESGVTRRGCASEFTCDATARNCEICNANGCNTANVKKRAEELYGIFQDLPLNCYTCEDEDCETSRGLLRKCQGDLYQDCLTVFDATGKVLERGCEASISAEHKSHCTTNPSLCFNCKSNGCNNQTEVKTKEQCLYCDSAVNADCATNIEAITSTRECVDGCVTALYERESNPNVFDLARTCFEDVEFDDRETCTTANNCVQCTGEKCNTALVPAEGRLSCLHCNGDDCDSPVASACSTYSASDQCYIFFDNVTYSAVRMGCKSSLPAGAIYEDIMHYFLCDGDDCNDYDNLPEAHICYVCDSATDVNCAISPSAITNQVRCQIHPHTDCFTRISDDGHTVRGCISTLNSTEFLSCHEGTPGEYCRICAQSNCNVNIYPSNRQRCYRCNSLDDPECANNPGNSTYSACPLYDSDDVCVSKLIDGTVHRGCGTELQCDGGTNSKTCRTCEDSYCNDYVFTEYPIGDPGIFQELPLNCYNCNGTEECSGSLGNVRKCLDNNYQTCTSVFNATNGEVIGRGCSDTWAETCADDDHQCYDCKSNGCNVAKSTDDYIECIFCDAQFDENCLTDVSKIVQSRACYKSCVTTLYNRTNDDTPVRELIRTCLDDMDLDDREICADGKDANCKACDEEYCNDAIVGERISCYQCVGDECQSPVAKTCRAVTEGDQCFVEYDETRSIVEMGCKSKYDPAEVKELVIAKRLWLCDGENCNTIDATPVSQTCAICNSITDADCAIAPQNVTSQTTCARSPYTQCYSRVLSDGHTERGCLSSIEGEDFYDCLLGANTTNCLACVGSGCNSAIYPANRLSCHQCSSEGSSQCESKPDDAYLCLKYSESQQCVSTIDSFGYTVRGCSLEVACGSDVCESCSGDDCNVSNIKRKLSGRPGQWQELPLTCKVCEGKSDCAGTPTELVCTGTNDYCMTVFDEDDSVLARGCSSGIEAAHGAYCDVNADKCQNCNSNNCNTVSALTDYIDCIYCDSATNTNCVSHPANVSEWRKCNTYCMTALRPRKASPEIFDLSRSCLDDKEAADQLICREGSSDCVACQGAACNTAVLPANRRSCYTCEGEECITPETAACTAYTENEQCYVLFDDLSDVQRMGCVSDLDSAYIAQNEHLLLRCSDGDNCNSFESFPKPITCYQCDSADDESCASEPSAIQTLATCAALPNVDCYTRVIADGSTQRGCVSTLAKTELLSCLSGDASLCQTCNNSLCNKEVFPQDRRSCQRCNSKDDPTCQSSPNAASVCPYYDEDEFCATKLVNGYIYRGCSSEFQCDTTNKLYCRHCNSDNCNTVDLTNLGSLDIGEPGKWQDLPLTCYDCEGDDCSNSAGTLHECENNNLQTCQTVFGADGAVVRRGCSDDVLATHEEYCEDNAGQCLGCKSNNCNNATSLDQYVDCYACDSATDAQCALDFVAAISTQRQCQGHCAVALYPRSSSENPSYELARTCLDDLEVDDREKCLAGEHEFCVACEGALCNTASLPANRHKCYTCVDNECIDYKVAECSAYQPNDQCYISFDAENSIFGMGCRSDLESDIITALIKQKVLLLCDGEACNSVESVPTAKTCSVCDSESDERCATNPNLVADTERCTNLPYTNCYTRVKENGHTARGCLSNLSEDIFYNCLYDNSTLCEACIGDKCNGLDVYPTDRWQCQQCSSETDPLCTSTPNSNKICPIYAENDSCVTNLRDGITTRGCASSMSCDDESDRKTCRICTTSGCNTVDLEKSLEQGEPGKWQDVPITCRTCEGEEDCESLGIYRVCTSNLYQSCMTVFNTDGKVIQRGCSDAVEENNSALCSEYPENCLRCNSNGCNNSTRLADYIDCIYCDTESNANCLNNVSEVTQTRKCNTYCTTALYPKYDEVNPAYALARTCFDDLEYDDRVACAAGQKEHCQVCAEAKCNTQSVPETRLSCNVCKGDDCQDPQPQSCAAYREGDQCYIQFDEERSIVGFGCRSEFTNAEADYLLQNQRLFYCDGDNCNTFDALPEAQYCKLCNSRTDLNCATNPNSVTATTRCAYLPYTECYTRILDGGVTERGCLSSLYDDDFSSCLNGTAPYCQACKGDSCNNELYPEDRLSCHICDSLTDSTCTNNPNSVSVCPLHVAGDTCVTAYTDDVTYRGCSSSVRCDASQPRSCWPCEGAACNTINLSRRQDDNYGKWQDLPLSCLTCNGTSCAAVNDVESVTCANNNEQDCVTVFQSGTVIRRGCADAVEEEYGDYCDANPADCLNCKSNSCNNATALTQYNECIYCDTQKNLSCLWSPESATHKTRQCQGGCMTALYPSDSSSDPGYELIRTCLDDKEAADRANCNDDQCQSCVGSKCNSGTVPAERLSCYQCAGDDCDEPELKLCPLYKSEDKCFTWFDETNSVSQMGCVSSFHDQEISTIISTKRVLVCEGDACNSLNDLPRPQQCAVCDSATDYTCATNAQEISTFNTCNVYPYTNCYTKLISTDGSTTRGCLSDLPATEFVDCVLGNDKNCSICIGEGCNREVFPEDRQQCYTCNSEDDDSCQSNPTRLLPCPFVTETEKCRTAVSNNITMRGCSSEILCDLNDRNCVSCNGSACNSIDLLNRAEDDGVHGLWQELPLRCHTCEGEHCLQSLGPAYECTGNTAQDCATVFTTDGDVKRRGCFDDVEIYEQRYCRENPHLCFSCKSNECNDVWNTTDYIECNFCTSDTNPLCSTDPQNANFTKRACNKECMVAIKGSQVIRSCLDDKELYHRNECRGDSDECSSCSTPNCNDFVYPVIPESDFSCHVCNDASCLTSVSQRCANAVANDYCFAKYENGRPELLGCASSQSQSNLTAWEAEKKLYTCTEKDCNVLSNLPTTGVQCVSCNSELTPACAQNPTAVTATASCPALQTQCVTNLDNAGHTLRGCLSDLAQSDQAACAVNGTCSICIGDNCNNVLYPSNRLRCHICISSVDESCSKDPNHLQVCPIYSSTDQCVTRHDTYTERGCKSQITCDVSDGQTCNICSGDGCNTVELTGGATVLSTVSLLTTLVLAIVAMLVIT, from the exons TTGTTGTCTCTGCTCTTCAATGCAGTCATTGTGAAGGCGACGATTGTGACGATCCAATCGTAAGAGATTGCACCAATGAGACTGATCAGTGTTATATACGGCTCGATGACAACCTCAACTTCGTTGGCATGGGTTGCGCCTCCACTTTGGGGAATGAAACAGAAATTGCCAACTTAATCAGAAATAAAGAGCTTTATGTATGTTCGACAGCAAATTGcaatgattttgaaaatttaccacCAATAAATGATTGCACCGCATGCGACTCGTCGACAGATGTGAGATGTGCTATTCAACCTGCTACTGCAGGTACAACAAGACGTTGCGCTACTGTGCCTTTTACGCAGTGCTATGAACGCGTCAATATCGCAAACGGTGGCACGACGGAGCGTGGTTGTCTCATCGAACTGGAAGGTGATGATTTCTACAACTGCCTTAGCGGAGAGGGTGAGAATTGCAAAGTGTGCACGGGGAGTGGTTGCAATACAGAG aTCGTGCCAGCCAATCGTCAACAATGTCAACGCTGTGACTCCGATGCGGATAGCACTTGCAGCAGCTTGCCATCGGCGCTCTCCACTTGCCCCACATATGACGTAAACGATACATGCGTCTCTGTCTACGAGTCGGGCGTGACACGACGAGGCTGCGCTAGTGAGTTCACTTGCGATGCAACCGctagaaattgtgaaatttgcaATGCAAATGGCTGCAATACGGCAAATGTAAAGAAGCGTGCCGAGGAATTGTACGGTATTTTCCAAGACTTGCCATTGAATTGTTATACCTGCGAGGATGAAGATTGCGAGACGAGTAGAGGATTATTGCGCAAATGTCAGGGTGATTTGTATCAAGATTGTTTGACGGTCTTCGACGCCACCGGGAAGGTATTGGAACGCGGTTGTGAAGCAAGCATTAGCGCCGAGCATAAGTCCCATTGCACCACAAATCCGTCACTGTGTTTCAATTGCAAATCGAACGGTTGCAACAACCAAACCGAAGTGAAAACGAAAGAACAGTGTCTGTACTGCGATTCAGCCGTGAATGCCGATTGTGCAACGAATATTGAAGCGATCACCAGCACACGCGAATGCGTAGACGGCTGCGTGACGGCGTTGTATGAGCGCGAATCAAACCCGAATGTGTTCGATTTGGCGCGCACTTGCTTCGAGGATGTCGAGTTCGATGATCGCGAGACATGCACCACGGCGAATAACTGTGTTCAATGCACCGGCGAGAAATGTAATACAGCGCTGGTGCCGGCCGAAGGACGTCTCTCTTGTTTGCACTGCAACGGCGATGATTGTGACAGTCCGGTGGCGAGTGCTTGTAGCACTTATTCCGCGAGCGATCAGTGCTATATATTCTTTGATAATGTAACATACAGCGCTGTGCGCATGGGCTGCAAGAGCAGTTTGCCAGCTGGCGCGATTTACGAGGATATCATGCATTACTTCCTTTGCGATGGTGACGATTGCAATGATTACGACAATTTACCGGAAGCTCATATATGTTATGTTTGTGATTCGGCGACGGATGTGAATTGTGCCATTAGCCCTTCAGCCATTACAAATCAAGTGAGATGTCAAATTCATCCGCATACTGACTGCTTCACGCGCATAAGCGATG ATGGTCACACTGTACGCGGCTGTATTAGCACGCTGAATAGTACGGAGTTCCTCAGCTGCCATGAGGGCACACCCGGCGAATACTGCAGAATCTGCGCGCAAAGCAACTGCAATGTGAACATCTATCCCAGTAATCGTCAACGTTGCTACCGTTGCAATTCCTTAGACGATCCCGAATGCGCCAATAATCCCGGCAATAGTACTTATTCTGCCTGTCCGTTATATGACAGTGATGATGTTTGCGTGAGCAAATTGATCGATGGCACTGTGCATCGCGGTTGTGGCACCGAACTACAATGCGATGGTGGTACGAACTCGAAGACTTGTCGTACGTGTGAGGACTCGTATTGTAACGATTATGTCTTCACGGAGTACCCGATTGGCGATCCAGGTATTTTCCAGGAATTGCCATTAAACTGTTACAATTGCAATGGCACCGAGGAGTGCAGCGGCAGTTTGGGAAATGTGCGAAAATGCTTAGATAATAATTATCAAACCTGTACGTCGGTATTTAATGCAACCAATGGCGAAGTTATTGGACGCGGCTGCAGCGATACCTGGGCGGAGACGTGTGCCGATGATGATCACCAGTGTTATGATTGCAAATCGAATGGTTGTAATGTGGCCAAGTCGACAGATGACTACATCGAATGCATATTTTGTGATGCGCAATTCGATGAGAACTGCCTGACCGATGTCAGTAAAATCGTACAGAGTCGCGCCTGTTATAAGAGTTGCGTAACGACTTTGTATAATCGCACCAACGATGACACGCCGGTGCGTGAGCTTATACGTACCTGTCTCGATGATATGGATTTGGACGACCGTGAAATCTGTGCCGATGGTAAAGATGCCAATTGCAAAGCATGCGACGAAGAGTATTGTAATGATGCCATTGTTGGTGAGCGCATTTCGTGTTATCAATGTGTGGGCGATGAGTGCCAAAGTCCTGTAGCAAAAACTTGTCGCGCTGTAACCGAAGGCGATCAATGTTTCGTAGAATACGATGAGACCAGATCGATTGTGGAAATGGGTTGCAAGAGCAAGTACGATCCGGCTGAGGTTAAGGAGCTTGTTATAGCCAAACGTCTGTGGCTGTGCGATGGTGAAAATTGTAATACTATCGATGCCACGCCAGTAAGTCAAACTTGTGCCATTTGCAATTCGATAACCGATGCGGACTGTGCGATTGCGCCGCAAAATGTCACTTCGCAAACAACTTGCGCCAGATCACCTTATACGCAGTGTTATTCGCGTGTATTGAGTG ACGGTCATACGGAACGTGGTTGCTTGTCCAGCATTGAGGGTGAAGATTTCTACGATTGTTTGCTGGGCGCAAACACAACGAACTGCTTAGCTTGTGTTGGTAGCGGATGCAATTCAGCG ATCTATCCCGCAAATCGTTTGTCCTGCCATCAATGTAGTTCCGAGGGTTCTTCGCAATGTGAGAGCAAACCAGATGACGCCTACTTGTGCTTGAAATACAGCGAATCCCAACAATGTGTCAGTACTATTGATAGCTTCGGCTACACTGTACGTGGTTGCAGCTTGGAAGTCGCATGCGGTTCTGATGTATGCGAGAGTTGCAGCGGAGACGATTGCAATGTGagcaatatcaagcgaaaactcAGCGGTCGACCTGGTCAGTGGCAAGAACTACCGCTGACTTGTAAGGTTTGTGAGGGCAAAAGTGATTGCGCTGGCACACCAACGGAACTCGTTTGCACGGGCACCAATGATTATTGTATGACAGTATTCGACGAAGATGACAGTGTGTTGGCGCGTGGTTGCAGCAGCGGTATTGAAGCTGCGCATGGTGCATATTGTGATGTCAATGCAGATAAATGTCAAAATTGTAACTCGAACAACTGTAATACGGTCAGCGCTTTGACGGACTACATTGATTGTATTTACTGTGATTCGGCCACCAATACCAACTGTGTTTCACACCCCGCGAATGTAAGTGAATGGCGCAAGTGCAATACATATTGCATGACAGCATTGCGCCCTAGAAAAGCATCTCCCGAGATATTTGATTTGTCTCGTAGCTGTTTGGACGATAAGGAAGCGGCCGATCAGTTGATCTGCCGTGAAGGTAGCAGCGACTGTGTGGCATGCCAAGGCGCTGCCTGTAATACAGCAGTATTGCCAGCCAACCGACGCTCCTGCTACACATGCGAGGGTGAGGAATGCATTACACCCGAAACCGCCGCATGTACGGCATACACGGAGAATGAGCAATGCTATGTTTTGTTCGACGATCTAAGTGATGTGCAGCGCATGGGTTGTGTCAGCGATTTGGACAGTGCATATATAGCACAAAATGagcatttgttgttgcgctgCAGTGATGGCGATAACTGCAATTCGTTTGAGAGCTTCCCCAAACCGATCACTTGTTACCAGTGCGACTCGGCTGATGATGAGTCCTGCGCAAGCGAGCCATCGGCAATACAGACATTGGCAACATGTGCCGCCTTGCCAAATGTAGACTGCTACACGCGCGTAATCGCAG ACGGTAGCACCCAACGCGGTTGCGTGAGCACTCTTGCTAAGACCGAGCTACTCAGTTGTCTGAGCGGTGACGCTAGCCTTTGTCAGACTTGTAATAATAGTCTCTGCAATAAAGAG GTGTTCCCACAAGATCGTCGCAGTTGTCAACGCTGCAATTCCAAAGACGATCCCACATGTCAAAGCTCTCCCAACGCCGCTTCAGTATGTCCATACTATGACGAAGATGAATTCTGTGCCACTAAATTGGTTAACGGCTATATCTACCGCGGTTGCAGCTCTGAGTTCCAATGTGACACCACAAACAAACTATATTGCCGTCATTGCAATTCCGACAATTGCAACACTGTGGACTTGACCAATTTGGGTAGCTTGGATATCGGTGAGCCAGGTAAATGGCAAGATCTGCCCTTAACTTGCTACGATTGCGAAGGGGACGATTGCAGCAACTCGGCCGGTACACTGCATGAATGCGAAAACAATAACTTGCAAACTTGTCAAACTGTCTTTGGTGCTGATGGTGCAGTGGTGCGACGCGGTTGTAGTGACGATGTCTTGGCCACACATGAGGAATACTGTGAAGATAATGCTGGCCAATGTCTCGGCTGCAaatcaaataattgtaataatgcCACCAGTCTGGATCAATATGTCGATTGCTACGCATGCGACTCGGCGACTGACGCACAATGTGCTTTAGACTTCGTTGCTGCAATCAGCACACAGCGCCAATGTCAAGGTCATTGCGCTGTGGCATTGTATCCACGTAGTAGCTCCGAAAACCCATCTTACGAACTGGCACGCACATGCTTGGACGATTTGGAGGTTGACGATCGTGAGAAATGTTTGGCGGGTGAGCATGAGTTCTGCGTAGCATGCGAGGGTGCGCTATGCAACACTGCCTCTTTGCCGGCAAACAGACATAAGTGCTACACTTGTGTGGATAATGAGTGCATTGACTATAAGGTGGCCGAATGTAGCGCCTACCAACCGAATGATCAATGTTACATTAGCTTCGATGCGGAGAACAGCATCTTTGGCATGGGTTGTCGCAGTGACTTGGAGTCGGATATCATAACGGCACTCATTAAACAGAAGGTACTGTTATTGTGTGATGGTGAGGCATGCAATAGTGTGGAATCGGTACCAACAGCCAAAACTTGCTCAGTGTGCGATTCCGAGAGCGATGAACGCTGTGCGACCAACCCCAACCTGGTGGCCGATACGGAACGCTGTACGAATCTGCCGTACACGAACTGCTACACTCGCGTAAAGGAGA ATGGCCATACTGCACGTGGTTGTCTTTCAAACTTGTCTGAGGACATCTTCTATAACTGTCTCTACGACAACAGCACCCTCTGTGAAGCTTGCATCGGTGACAAATGCAATGGTTTGGATGTTTATCCCACAGACCGTTGGCAGTGCCAACAATGTAGCTCCGAAACAGATCCACTTTGCACCAGCACACCAAACAGCAACAAGATCTGCCCGATCTACGCTGAAAATGATAGTTGCGTCACGAATTTGCGCGATGGTATCACAACACGTGGCTGCGCATCCAGCATGAGCTGCGACGATGAAAGTGACAGGAAAACTTGCCGTATTTGCACCACCAGCGGTTGTAACACGGTGGACTTGGAGAAATCACTTGAACAAGGCGAACCCGGCAAATGGCAGGACGTACCGATTACATGCCGCACTTGTGAAGGCGAAGAGGATTGCGAGAGCCTAGGCATCTATCGTGTTTGCACCAGCAATTTATACCAAAGCTGTATGACAGTCTTCAATACAGACGGTAAGGTGATACAACGTGGCTGCAGTGATGCTGTCGAGGAAAACAATAGCGCGCTTTGCTCGGAGTACCCAGAAAATTGTTTGCGCTGCAACTCGAATGGCTGCAATAACTCAACACGTTTGGCCGATTACATTGACTGTATTTACTGCGACACCGAGAGCAATGCTAACTGTTTGAACAACGTTAGTGAGGTGACGCAGACACGTAAGTGTAATACATATTGTACGACAGCGCTCTACCCCAAATATGACGAAGTCAACCCCGCCTATGCATTGGCACGCACATGCTTCGACGATTTGGAGTATGATGATCGTGTAGCCTGCGCGGCCGGTCAAAAAGAACATTGCCAAGTGTGCGCTGAAGCCAAGTGTAACACGCAGTCAGTGCCGGAGACACGACTAAGCTGTAATGTGTGTAAGGGTGATGATTGTCAAGATCCACAGCCGCAGTCATGCGCCGCATATCGCGAGGGTGACCAATGTTACATACAATTCGATGAGGAGCGCAGCATTGTCGGCTTCGGTTGCCGCAGTGAGTTCACCAATGCTGAAGCTGATTATCTGCTACAAAATCAGCGACTTTTCTACTGCGATGGTGATAATTGCAACACCTTCGATGCGTTACCAGAAGCACAGTACTGTAAGCTCTGTAACTCACGTACTGATTTGAATTGTGCCACAAATCCCAACAGCGTCACAGCTACTACGCGTTGCGCCTACTTGCCATACACAGAGTGTTACACACGCATACTGGACGGTGGCGTCACCGAGCGTGGCTGCCTGTCAAGCTTGTACGATGACGACTTCAGTAGCTGCTTAAACGGCACCGCGCCATATTGTCAGGCCTGCAAGGGCGACTCCTGCAACAATGAATTGTATCCGGAAGATCGACTTTCTTGCCACATTTGCGATTCCCTCACAGATTCGACTTGCACAAATAATCCAAATAGTGTGAGCGTTTGTCCGTTGCACGTCGCCGGCGATACCTGTGTCACAGCTTACACTGATGATGTGACCTATCGTGGCTGCAGCTCGAGCGTGCGCTGTGACGCCTCCCAGCCAAGATCTTGTTGGCCATGTGAGGGCGCTGCTTGCAATACCATCAATTTGTCACGTAGGCAAGATGATAACTATGGCAAATGGCAAGATCTGCCATTGAGTTGTCTTACATGCAACGGTACGTCGTGTGCTGCTGTCAATGATGTAGAGTCCGTAACTTGTGCGAACAATAATGAACAGGACTGCGTTACGGTATTCCAAAGTGGTACGGTTATCAGACGTGGCTGTGCCGATGCTGTTGAAGAAGAATACGGCGACTACTGTGACGCTAATCCGGCCGATTGTTTGAACTGCAAGTCCAATTCATGCAACAATGCAACAGCGCTGACACAATACAACGAGTGCATCTACTGTGACACACAGAAGAATCTGTCGTGTTTGTGGAGCCCAGAAAGCGCAACGCACAAAACGCGTCAATGTCAAGGTGGTTGCATGACTGCGCTGTACCCCTCGGATAGTAGCAGTGATCCCGGTTACGAACTGATACGCACTTGCTTGGATGACAAAGAGGCCGCTGATCGCGCAAACTGTAACGATGACCAATGCCAGAGTTGCGTGGGTAGCAAGTGCAATTCTGGCACCGTGCCGGCCGAGCGTCTGAGCTGTTATCAGTGTGCAGGTGATGACTGTGACGAACCCGAGCTGAAATTATGTCCTCTCTACAAGAGCGAAGACAAGTGCTTCACTTGGTTCGATGAGACTAACAGTGTTAGTCAAATGGGTTGTGTGAGCTCGTTCCACGATCAAGAAATAAGCACGATTATCAGCACGAAGCGCGTACTTGTGTGCGAGGGTGATGCTTGCAATTCGTTGAACGATTTACCGAGACCACAGCAGTGCGCCGTTTGTGATTCGGCAACGGATTACACTTGCGCTACGAACGCGCAGGAGATCAGCACATTCAACACCTGCAACGTATATCCGTACACCAACTGCTACACCAAATTGATCAGCACGG ATGGTTCGACAACACGTGGGTGCCTGAGTGATCTGCCGGCCACCGAATTCGTCGACTGTGTGTTGGGCAATGATAAGAACTGCAGTATTTGCATTGGAGAGGGTTGCAATCGTGAG GTTTTCCCCGAGGATCGCCAACAGTGTTATACCTGTAATAGCGAAGATGACGATTCCTGCCAATCCAACCCAACACGTCTCTTGCCATGCCCATTCGTTACAGAGACTGAGAAATGCCGCACCGCTGTAAGCAACAACATTACGATGCGTGGCTGCAGCTCAGAGATCTTATGTGATCTTAACGACAGAAACTGCGTCTCATGCAATGGCAGCGCCTGCAACAGTATCGATCTGCTGAACCGTGCCGAAGACGATGGCGTACATGGTTTGTGGCAAGAATTACCACTAAGATGTCACACCTGTGAGGGCGAACACTGCCTACAGTCGCTGGGACCAGCCTACGAATGTACCGGTAATACGGCACAAGATTGTGCGACTGTCTTCACAACGGACGGTGATGTGAAACGTCGTGGCTGTTTCGACGATGTGGAAATCTACGAGCAACGCTATTGCCGCGAGAATCCACATCTATGTTTCAGCTGCAAATCCAACGAATGTAATGATGTTTGGAATACGACCGATTATATCGAATGTAATTTCTGCACTTCCGATACGAATCCATTGTGCTCAACCGATCCACAAAACGCTAACTTCACCAAACGTGCCTGTAACAAGGAATGTATGGTGGCAATTAAAGGCTCACAGGTGATACGATCCTGTTTAGATGACAAGGAGCTGTACCATCGCAACGAGTGCCGTGGCGATAGCGACGAATGCTCGAGCTGTAGCACGCCTAACTGCAATGATTTCGTTTATCCTGTAATTCCTGAAAGCGACTTCAGCTGCCACGTCTGCAATGACGCATCTTGCCTCACTAGTGTCAGCCAACGTTGCGCGAACGCGGTCGCCAATGACTACTGTTTTGCCAAATACGAGAATGGACGTCCGGAACTCTTGGGCTGTGCCAGTTCGCAGAGTCAAAGCAATCTGACGGCTTGGGAAGCGGAAAAGAAATTATACACTTGTACGGAGAAGGACTGTAATGTACTCTCTAATTTGCCAACCACAGGTGTGCAATGTGTGTCATGTAATTCGGAGCTAACGCCCGCATGCGCACAAAACCCAACCGCCGTAACAGCCACCGCCTCATGTCCAGCGCTGCAAACTCAATGTGTCACGAACCTGGATAACG CGGGTCATACATTGCGCGGTTGTCTGAGCGATCTGGCGCAAAGTGATCAAGCGGCATGCGCAGTTAACGGCACATGCAGCATATGTATTGGCGACAATTGTAACAATGTG CTCTATCCCAGCAATCGCCTTAGATGCCACATCTGTATCTCCTCGGTCGATGAGAGTTGCTCTAAGGATCCCAATCATCTGCAGGTCTGTCCGATCTACTCGTCCACCGATCAGTGTGTGACCAGACATGATACGTACACGGAGCGCGGTTGCAAATCGCAAATCACTTGTGACGTCAGTGACGGCCAGACATGCAACATTTGCTCCGGTGACGGCTGTAACACAGTCGAGCTGACCGGTGGCGCCACCGTGCTGTCTACAGTCAGCCTATTGACGACATTAGTGCTCGCTATTGTTGCAATGTTAGTGATTACTTAG